From one Mycobacterium colombiense CECT 3035 genomic stretch:
- a CDS encoding STAS domain-containing protein: MPVPILKQGSILIASVQAALTDSDAERLRYDLMERVSQFRAQGIIVDVTAIDVMDSFAARSLRTIAHMTRLRGADTVIVGLQPEVAFAMVQLGLAFDDMNTALDLEEGLALLNRQGGVGKSTIGPDGGG, translated from the coding sequence ATGCCAGTACCGATCCTGAAACAGGGCTCGATCCTCATCGCGTCGGTACAGGCCGCCCTCACCGATTCCGACGCCGAACGCCTGCGCTACGACCTGATGGAACGGGTCAGCCAGTTCCGCGCGCAGGGCATCATCGTCGACGTCACCGCTATCGATGTGATGGATTCCTTCGCCGCGAGGTCGCTGCGCACGATTGCCCACATGACCCGGCTGCGCGGCGCGGACACCGTGATAGTCGGATTGCAGCCGGAGGTCGCCTTCGCGATGGTCCAGCTTGGTCTGGCGTTCGACGACATGAACACGGCGCTGGATCTCGAAGAGGGCCTCGCGCTGCTGAATCGCCAAGGCGGAGTGGGGAAGTCGACGATCGGGCCCGACGGTGGCGGCTGA
- a CDS encoding GAF and ANTAR domain-containing protein — protein sequence MTNLDDLSLLTDVLRAIYSADADDFPQVLDDLTTAAARWVPGAEEAGITVTSRQNEVSSPSVTHDCARLLDEFQQRHLEGPCVHAAWTRKVVVIDDLEADARWPKYQADALAHTPIRSVLSLPMFADELSMGALNFYAERPRSFSEDSRRIAAVFATLGALAWSNVVRTQQFKEALSTRDTIGQAKGILIERYDLDDQTAFNTLIKLSQSMNTPLRDIARRVIDDATGR from the coding sequence GTGACCAATCTTGACGATCTCAGCCTGCTCACCGACGTTCTGCGGGCCATCTATTCGGCCGACGCCGACGACTTCCCCCAGGTGCTGGACGACCTGACGACGGCGGCCGCGCGCTGGGTGCCTGGCGCCGAAGAAGCGGGCATCACCGTCACCAGCCGGCAAAACGAGGTCAGCAGCCCGTCCGTCACGCACGACTGCGCCCGGTTGCTCGACGAGTTTCAGCAGCGCCACCTCGAGGGGCCCTGCGTCCACGCCGCCTGGACCCGCAAGGTCGTCGTCATCGACGACCTTGAAGCCGACGCGCGCTGGCCGAAGTACCAGGCCGACGCGCTCGCGCACACGCCAATCCGCAGCGTGCTGTCGCTGCCCATGTTCGCCGACGAGCTGAGCATGGGCGCGCTGAACTTCTACGCCGAACGCCCGCGGTCCTTCTCCGAGGACTCGCGCCGGATCGCGGCCGTCTTCGCGACACTGGGTGCCCTGGCATGGAGCAACGTCGTGCGCACCCAGCAGTTCAAGGAAGCACTGAGCACCCGCGACACGATCGGACAGGCCAAGGGCATCCTCATCGAGCGCTACGACCTCGACGACCAGACCGCCTTCAACACCCTGATCAAGCTGTCACAGAGCATGAACACCCCGCTGCGCGACATCGCGCGCCGGGTGATCGACGACGCAACCGGGCGCTGA
- a CDS encoding DUF6328 family protein gives MDVDHPQDDQRWDRRERGETEVQRLDRNWNSLLQELRVVQTGVQLLTGFLLTLPFQQRFDVLSPPMRVVYLATVACAVCATVLLIAPVAMHRLLFRRHRLQVLVSAAHRCAFAGLGLLGLALIGLTTIIFAAVAGRTAGLIAGACALPLFTFFWWVLPLMLRTRGD, from the coding sequence ATGGACGTCGACCATCCGCAAGACGACCAGCGGTGGGATCGCCGTGAGCGCGGCGAGACCGAAGTTCAACGGCTGGACCGCAATTGGAACAGCCTGCTGCAGGAGCTGCGGGTGGTCCAGACCGGGGTGCAGCTGCTGACCGGCTTCCTGCTGACGCTGCCGTTCCAGCAGCGCTTCGACGTGTTGAGCCCGCCCATGCGCGTCGTCTATCTGGCCACCGTGGCGTGCGCGGTGTGTGCGACCGTGTTGCTGATAGCCCCGGTCGCCATGCACCGGCTCCTCTTCCGGCGTCACCGGCTCCAGGTCCTCGTATCGGCCGCGCACCGGTGCGCCTTCGCCGGGCTCGGCCTGCTCGGCCTGGCGCTGATCGGCCTGACCACGATCATCTTCGCGGCGGTGGCCGGGCGCACTGCCGGCCTCATAGCCGGAGCCTGTGCGCTGCCGCTGTTCACCTTCTTCTGGTGGGTGCTGCCGCTGATGCTGCGGACCCGCGGCGACTGA
- a CDS encoding restriction endonuclease — translation MEKVLGSLLPLGLALPWYFTQQATGSLPAGCLAGLGGLAVAVALLWWLSLQRDRYQADAHRRRDLRLTKSGLRAIDRMSGTEFEEFVAAQLRVAGYSVTPTASTGDYGVDLIAGKDGARMAVQCKRLAKAVGVAAVQQVVAGALHHGCNRTVVVTNQTFTKAARQLAGTHHCRLVGRSQLQSWTRIQPVVVRGPRRPRGVAPRARPQRLEPECEC, via the coding sequence ATGGAGAAGGTGCTCGGGTCGCTCCTGCCGCTGGGCTTAGCGCTCCCTTGGTATTTCACGCAGCAGGCCACCGGCAGCCTGCCGGCGGGCTGCCTCGCGGGACTCGGCGGGCTCGCCGTCGCCGTGGCGCTTTTGTGGTGGTTGTCGCTACAGCGGGACCGCTACCAGGCCGACGCGCACCGACGCCGCGATCTCCGATTGACGAAATCCGGGCTGCGGGCCATCGACCGGATGTCGGGCACCGAGTTCGAGGAATTCGTTGCGGCGCAGCTTCGCGTCGCCGGCTACAGCGTCACCCCGACCGCCAGCACCGGAGACTACGGCGTGGATCTGATCGCCGGGAAAGACGGCGCTCGGATGGCCGTCCAATGCAAGAGGCTGGCGAAGGCCGTCGGTGTGGCCGCGGTCCAGCAGGTCGTGGCGGGCGCGCTGCACCACGGCTGTAACCGGACGGTCGTCGTGACCAACCAGACCTTCACCAAGGCGGCCCGCCAGTTGGCCGGCACCCACCATTGCCGCCTGGTGGGCCGCTCCCAGTTGCAGAGCTGGACGCGCATCCAGCCCGTTGTCGTGCGGGGTCCGCGGCGCCCGCGCGGGGTCGCGCCGCGCGCCAGACCGCAACGACTGGAACCGGAGTGCGAATGCTAG
- a CDS encoding HAD family hydrolase, which yields MAGTPAVLFDVDGTLVDSNYLHVHAWQRAFDAEGMQVPSWQIHRCIGMDGSRLVKTLSDDAPDDVRERLSDMHSQYYREITPLLQPLPGARDLLRRVADLGLQVVLASSAPEDELEILRKVLDCDDVISETTSSRDVDTAKPEPGIVRVALDRAGVDAQRAVFVGDAVWDAHAAAGAGLPCIGLLSGGIAGAELRDAGAEPVFADPRDLLEHLDSTRIAALAPGR from the coding sequence ATGGCCGGCACACCGGCCGTCCTGTTCGACGTCGACGGCACCTTGGTGGATTCGAACTATCTGCACGTCCATGCCTGGCAGCGCGCGTTCGACGCCGAGGGCATGCAGGTGCCGTCCTGGCAGATCCATCGCTGCATCGGCATGGACGGATCCCGGCTGGTCAAAACGCTGTCCGATGACGCCCCGGACGACGTGCGGGAGCGGCTCAGCGACATGCACAGCCAGTACTACCGGGAGATCACCCCCCTGCTGCAGCCGTTGCCCGGGGCCCGCGATCTGCTGCGCCGCGTCGCCGACCTGGGCCTACAGGTGGTGCTGGCCAGCTCGGCGCCCGAAGACGAGCTGGAGATTCTGCGCAAGGTGCTCGACTGCGACGACGTGATCTCCGAGACGACGTCGTCGCGCGACGTCGACACCGCCAAGCCAGAGCCCGGCATCGTGCGGGTGGCGCTGGATCGCGCCGGCGTGGACGCCCAGCGCGCAGTGTTCGTCGGGGACGCCGTGTGGGACGCGCACGCAGCGGCCGGCGCGGGTTTGCCGTGCATCGGGCTGCTGAGCGGCGGCATCGCGGGTGCCGAGCTGCGAGACGCGGGCGCCGAACCCGTCTTCGCCGATCCGCGCGACCTGCTCGAACACCTGGACTCCACCCGGATCGCGGCGCTCGCACCGGGCCGCTGA
- a CDS encoding anti-sigma regulatory factor produces the protein MAADIVVAIDHPDDIVEARKAGHQLALDLGFSLTDVTMIATAISEIARNITSYAGRGAVRVAIADREGRKALVVRAEDQGPGIADIERAMEDGYTTGRGLGMGLPGARRLMDRLVVESTLGQGTVIEMWKWVPPRA, from the coding sequence GTGGCGGCTGATATCGTCGTCGCCATCGACCACCCCGACGACATCGTCGAAGCCCGCAAGGCCGGACACCAGCTCGCCCTCGACTTGGGATTCTCCCTGACCGACGTCACGATGATCGCCACCGCGATCTCCGAGATCGCCCGAAACATCACCAGCTACGCCGGCCGCGGCGCCGTCCGGGTCGCCATCGCCGACCGGGAGGGACGCAAGGCCCTGGTGGTGCGCGCCGAGGACCAGGGCCCCGGCATCGCCGACATCGAGCGGGCGATGGAAGACGGCTACACGACCGGACGCGGGCTGGGCATGGGTCTGCCGGGCGCCCGCCGCCTGATGGACCGGTTGGTCGTCGAGTCCACGTTGGGGCAGGGCACCGTCATCGAAATGTGGAAATGGGTCCCGCCCCGTGCATGA
- a CDS encoding SpoIIE family protein phosphatase, whose translation MPSEYTSGDRGIAVDVGGEAALFGLVDGLGHGPAAAEAALRAVDALTRASSERVEVLIQLCHRLLVGTRGVAMTLARVDFAANTLTWTGVGNVTAHLVAKAPTGIQIRSSARLTGGIVGYRIPEIRPAQVVSIRPGDLIVISTDGIAEDYLDHIDFSATAVAIAEGLLGKDAKETDDAMVLAARHRGVSN comes from the coding sequence TTGCCGAGCGAATACACCTCCGGTGACCGGGGTATCGCGGTCGACGTCGGCGGTGAGGCAGCGCTGTTCGGGCTGGTGGACGGCCTCGGCCATGGGCCGGCCGCCGCGGAAGCCGCGCTGCGCGCCGTCGACGCGCTCACGCGCGCCAGCTCCGAGCGGGTGGAGGTGTTGATCCAGCTCTGCCACCGCCTGTTGGTCGGCACCCGCGGGGTGGCAATGACGTTGGCGCGGGTGGATTTTGCCGCCAACACGCTCACCTGGACCGGCGTCGGCAATGTCACCGCCCACCTGGTGGCCAAGGCACCAACCGGTATCCAGATTCGGTCCAGCGCGCGGCTTACCGGGGGCATCGTCGGCTACCGCATACCCGAAATCCGTCCGGCGCAAGTGGTTTCGATCCGGCCCGGCGATCTGATCGTGATCAGCACCGACGGAATCGCCGAAGACTACCTGGACCATATCGACTTCTCGGCCACCGCCGTCGCCATCGCCGAGGGACTGCTCGGCAAGGACGCGAAAGAGACCGACGATGCGATGGTGCTGGCGGCGCGTCACAGGGGAGTATCGAATTGA
- a CDS encoding STAS domain-containing protein translates to MSDSPSEFNSTGTAAQTVSISSEGLLPQLVQHLRQNRTVLREEWARRITEAELLTAMTPEELFSEATAVYDNYVEVLETGSVEALQAYARDLSERIIPRGVETDEVLGIVLLLRDVLARSLFEKYQTEFEMLNRVLDAYEPAANRIANTVGVSFVQERERIIRQQQEAIRELSTPVLQVREQLLILPIIGVLDSQRARQVTEQLLRAIRANRAKVVVIDITGVPTIDSTVANHLVQTVDASGLMGASVIITGLSSEIALTLVTIGLDLSKMNAVGDLQGGIEEAERLLGYEVTRTGEQTG, encoded by the coding sequence ATGTCAGATTCGCCGTCGGAGTTCAACAGTACCGGCACCGCAGCGCAGACCGTCAGCATTTCCAGTGAGGGCCTCCTTCCCCAGCTAGTCCAGCATCTGCGGCAGAATCGAACCGTCCTGCGGGAGGAATGGGCCCGCCGCATCACCGAAGCCGAGCTTCTCACCGCGATGACGCCGGAGGAGCTCTTCTCCGAAGCCACGGCCGTCTACGACAACTACGTCGAGGTGCTCGAGACCGGTAGCGTCGAGGCGCTGCAGGCCTACGCGCGTGACCTGTCCGAACGCATCATTCCGCGAGGCGTGGAGACCGACGAGGTGCTCGGCATCGTCCTGCTGCTGCGCGACGTGCTCGCCCGCTCGCTGTTCGAGAAGTATCAGACCGAGTTCGAGATGCTCAACCGCGTCCTCGACGCGTACGAGCCGGCGGCCAACCGCATCGCCAACACCGTGGGCGTGTCCTTCGTGCAGGAACGCGAGCGCATCATCCGCCAGCAGCAGGAGGCCATCCGCGAGCTGTCGACGCCGGTGCTGCAGGTGCGCGAACAGCTGCTGATCCTGCCGATCATCGGCGTCCTGGACAGCCAGCGCGCCCGCCAGGTCACCGAACAGCTGCTGCGGGCCATCCGCGCCAACCGCGCCAAAGTGGTGGTCATCGACATCACCGGTGTGCCGACCATCGACTCGACGGTGGCCAACCACCTGGTGCAGACGGTCGACGCGTCCGGCCTGATGGGCGCGAGCGTGATCATCACCGGCCTGTCCTCCGAGATCGCGCTGACGCTGGTGACGATCGGTCTGGACCTGTCGAAGATGAACGCCGTGGGCGACCTGCAAGGCGGCATCGAGGAAGCCGAACGCCTGCTGGGTTACGAGGTGACCCGCACGGGCGAGCAGACCGGATAA
- a CDS encoding STAS domain-containing protein gives MSAPDSITTLVEDHDGVSVVSVSGEIDLVTAPALEQAISAVVADSPTALIIDLSAVEFLGSVGLKILAATYEKLGNQTGFGVVARGPATRRPIHLTGLDKTFPLYPTLDDALTGVRDGKLNG, from the coding sequence TTGTCAGCTCCTGATTCGATTACCACGTTGGTTGAGGACCACGACGGCGTTTCCGTGGTCAGTGTCAGCGGCGAAATCGATTTGGTCACGGCTCCTGCCCTGGAACAAGCCATCAGCGCGGTCGTCGCGGACAGCCCCACCGCGTTGATCATCGATCTCTCCGCCGTGGAGTTCCTCGGCTCGGTCGGCCTCAAGATCCTGGCGGCGACCTACGAGAAGCTGGGCAACCAGACGGGGTTCGGCGTGGTCGCGCGCGGCCCGGCGACCCGCAGGCCGATCCACCTGACCGGCCTGGACAAGACCTTCCCGCTGTACCCGACGCTCGACGACGCGTTGACCGGGGTGCGCGACGGCAAGCTCAACGGCTAG
- a CDS encoding DUF4193 domain-containing protein, whose translation MATTTDYDARRVSDADTQEKGPLRELAPTLQGPATAVVDEDPNDVHFFELPGADLSGEELSVTVIPQRADEFTCSSCFLVQHRSRMRTSSSGLPVCADCA comes from the coding sequence ATGGCGACCACCACTGACTACGACGCACGCCGTGTATCCGACGCCGACACCCAGGAGAAAGGCCCGCTTCGCGAACTGGCACCGACCCTGCAGGGACCTGCCACCGCCGTGGTCGACGAGGACCCCAACGATGTGCACTTCTTCGAGCTGCCGGGTGCCGACCTGTCCGGAGAAGAGCTGTCCGTGACGGTGATTCCGCAGCGGGCCGACGAGTTCACCTGCTCGAGCTGCTTTTTGGTGCAGCACCGCAGCCGGATGCGTACGTCCAGCTCCGGCCTGCCGGTGTGCGCCGACTGCGCCTGA